One window of the Methylovirgula sp. HY1 genome contains the following:
- a CDS encoding gamma-butyrobetaine hydroxylase-like domain-containing protein: MKASEGQWPKELRLTEAGRLLKVDFESGTAFDLSAEYLRVMSPSAEVQGHSPEERKTVGGKRNVAILGVDPIGTYAVRLTFDDLHSTGIYSWDFLYDLGVNYPERWAAYVAELGEKGLDRDRPGEK; the protein is encoded by the coding sequence ATGAAGGCAAGTGAAGGCCAATGGCCGAAAGAGCTGCGGTTGACCGAAGCGGGACGGCTTTTGAAGGTCGATTTCGAAAGCGGCACCGCTTTCGATCTTTCTGCCGAGTATCTCCGGGTGATGAGCCCCAGCGCCGAGGTCCAGGGGCATTCGCCTGAAGAGCGCAAGACCGTGGGCGGCAAGCGCAATGTCGCCATTCTCGGGGTCGACCCGATCGGCACTTATGCGGTGCGTTTGACCTTCGACGATCTTCATTCGACGGGCATTTACAGCTGGGATTTTCTTTACGATCTCGGCGTGAATTATCCCGAGAGATGGGCCGCCTATGTCGCCGAACTGGGCGAAAAGGGTCTTGACCGCGACCGCCCCGGCGAGAAATGA
- a CDS encoding Spy/CpxP family protein refolding chaperone — MPLRLMHIPLMACRFGEPIGRRGDASVAWPPPPVNSGNAKMKGERTMMHPNKHILAAVILMAAASAAGAQEAGNYPAGPMAADPNMACRMDEHIDGQLAYIKAELKITAAQEPQWNVFAQSFRDDKEKQARTCKAALAQRRSMMSASLPKSMKIMENNLAEKLDSLRSMEASVEALYANLSKAQKKTADEIMKGAPGA, encoded by the coding sequence ATGCCGCTCCGGCTTATGCATATCCCACTTATGGCGTGTCGTTTTGGTGAGCCGATCGGGCGGCGTGGCGACGCCTCCGTCGCGTGGCCTCCCCCTCCCGTCAACAGCGGGAACGCAAAAATGAAAGGTGAACGAACAATGATGCATCCAAATAAACACATTTTGGCCGCCGTGATTTTAATGGCCGCGGCCAGCGCGGCCGGCGCCCAAGAAGCCGGCAATTACCCGGCCGGTCCAATGGCCGCGGATCCCAACATGGCATGCCGCATGGACGAGCACATCGACGGGCAGCTCGCCTATATCAAGGCGGAGCTGAAAATCACGGCAGCGCAGGAACCGCAATGGAATGTCTTCGCGCAGAGCTTCCGCGACGACAAGGAAAAGCAAGCGCGCACCTGCAAGGCGGCGTTGGCCCAACGGCGCTCCATGATGTCCGCGAGCCTGCCAAAATCGATGAAAATAATGGAAAATAATTTGGCTGAGAAACTCGACTCCTTGCGTTCGATGGAAGCGTCGGTGGAAGCGCTTTACGCAAACCTGAGCAAGGCACAGAAAAAAACCGCCGATGAGATCATGAAGGGCGCGCCGGGGGCCTGA
- the moaA gene encoding GTP 3',8-cyclase MoaA has product MNEHCTLPDVAKSTPAPAKDDRAPALIDPFGRKITYIRVSVTDRCDFRCVYCMSEDMEFLPKRDLLSLEELNRLCGAFIARGTRKLRITGGEPLVRRNIMSLFRNLSQHLATGALEELTLTTNGSQLAQFAHELADCGVRRVNVSLDTRDPEKFHAITRRGDLDQVLAGIDAAQKAGLSIKLNMVALKGVNEDEIIPMMTWAHGRGMDLTMIEVMPLGAIETERLDQYLALDVVRAKIAERFSLTDLADRTGGPARYVRIEETGGRLGFITPLSHNFCESCNRVRVTCTGTLYMCLGQEDAADLRAPLRASSTDELLHAALEEAISRKPKGHDFVIDRGHQAPAVPRHMSVTGG; this is encoded by the coding sequence ATGAATGAGCATTGCACCCTGCCCGACGTCGCAAAATCCACACCAGCGCCAGCCAAGGACGATCGCGCCCCCGCGCTGATCGATCCTTTCGGCCGCAAGATCACCTATATCCGCGTGTCAGTCACGGATCGCTGCGATTTCCGCTGCGTCTATTGCATGTCGGAAGATATGGAGTTCCTGCCAAAGCGGGACCTTCTGAGCCTCGAAGAACTCAACCGCCTCTGCGGTGCCTTCATCGCGCGCGGCACCCGCAAGCTCAGAATCACCGGCGGCGAGCCTCTCGTGCGCCGAAACATCATGAGCTTGTTCCGCAACCTGTCGCAGCACCTTGCGACCGGCGCCCTGGAAGAGCTGACGCTGACCACCAATGGCTCGCAGCTCGCGCAGTTCGCGCATGAGCTCGCCGATTGCGGCGTGCGGCGCGTCAATGTCTCGCTCGACACGCGCGATCCGGAAAAATTCCACGCCATCACCCGGCGCGGCGATCTCGATCAGGTCTTGGCCGGCATCGATGCCGCGCAAAAGGCCGGCCTGTCGATCAAGCTCAACATGGTCGCGCTGAAGGGCGTCAACGAGGATGAGATCATCCCCATGATGACATGGGCGCATGGCCGCGGGATGGATCTCACGATGATCGAGGTGATGCCGCTCGGAGCGATCGAAACGGAACGGCTCGATCAATATCTGGCGCTCGATGTTGTCCGCGCGAAGATCGCCGAGCGCTTCTCTCTCACCGATCTCGCCGATCGGACCGGCGGCCCGGCCCGCTATGTGAGGATCGAAGAGACCGGCGGACGCCTCGGCTTCATCACCCCGCTCAGCCATAATTTCTGCGAGAGCTGCAACCGCGTCCGCGTCACCTGCACCGGCACGCTCTATATGTGCCTCGGCCAAGAGGATGCCGCCGATCTGCGCGCACCCTTGCGCGCCTCTTCGACCGACGAGCTGCTGCATGCAGCACTCGAAGAAGCGATCAGCCGCAAACCGAAGGGCCATGATTTCGTGATCGACCGCGGCCATCAGGCTCCTGCAGTCCCACGCCATATGAGCGTGACGGGGGGGTGA
- a CDS encoding phosphonate ABC transporter ATP-binding protein, whose translation MTTPLLNIVNLCVVPPGSTVRACSDVSFTLNRGERAALVGASGAGKTTLLRAINGSMPARSGQVVIDGQYLNVGDRRGLRALRRRVAVIPQKHDLVEGLRVYHNVMAGALGRWSDLHALRFLFWPSPSELDEASRTLARVDLADKLRAGAGALSGGQQQRVAIARALVQRPLLILADEPVASLDPRMAHQVLELLCRLAEDDGVALLCTLHQPDLAEQYFPRILEMSGGRLVGDRSLAPPVVPGGTPDVAMPPVLRAIHG comes from the coding sequence ATGACGACCCCTTTGTTGAACATCGTCAATCTTTGCGTGGTCCCGCCGGGATCGACCGTGCGGGCCTGTTCGGATGTTTCGTTCACATTGAATCGCGGCGAGCGTGCGGCTCTGGTCGGCGCGAGCGGCGCCGGCAAGACGACATTGTTGCGGGCGATCAATGGCAGCATGCCGGCGCGATCCGGCCAGGTCGTGATCGACGGCCAGTACTTGAATGTCGGCGATCGGCGTGGCTTGCGGGCGCTTCGGCGCCGTGTCGCGGTCATCCCGCAAAAGCATGATCTCGTCGAAGGCTTGCGCGTCTATCACAATGTCATGGCCGGAGCGCTCGGCCGCTGGTCGGATCTGCATGCCTTGCGTTTTCTCTTCTGGCCGTCGCCGAGCGAACTCGACGAAGCGAGCCGAACGCTCGCCCGCGTCGATCTCGCCGATAAGCTGCGTGCCGGCGCCGGCGCCTTGTCGGGTGGTCAGCAACAGCGCGTCGCAATCGCCCGCGCCTTGGTGCAGCGGCCGCTGCTGATCCTGGCGGATGAACCCGTCGCCTCACTCGATCCGCGCATGGCGCATCAAGTGTTGGAGTTGTTGTGTCGTCTCGCGGAGGATGACGGCGTCGCGCTGCTGTGCACGTTGCATCAGCCGGATCTCGCGGAGCAATATTTTCCGCGCATTTTGGAGATGAGCGGCGGCCGGCTCGTCGGCGACCGGAGCCTTGCTCCGCCCGTCGTTCCGGGAGGCACGCCGGACGTTGCAATGCCGCCGGTGCTGCGGGCGATCCATGGCTAG
- a CDS encoding DUF1467 family protein, whose translation MPVSVPLAIALFLTIWFVVLFAVLPFGVRSQHESGDFLTGTDPGAPVAPRILNKILWTTAIAIVVFGLVIFAVSYLG comes from the coding sequence ATGCCTGTGTCAGTACCTTTGGCCATAGCGCTATTCCTGACGATCTGGTTTGTCGTCTTATTCGCAGTGCTGCCGTTCGGCGTTCGCTCGCAGCACGAATCGGGGGACTTTCTGACCGGAACCGATCCTGGTGCGCCGGTGGCGCCGCGGATCCTGAATAAAATTCTATGGACGACGGCGATTGCCATTGTCGTCTTCGGCCTCGTCATTTTTGCGGTCTCTTACCTCGGATGA
- a CDS encoding valine--tRNA ligase — MDKTFDPAKVEGRISSLWEAAGAFRAGRPERAGAEAFTVVIPPPNVTGSLHMGHALNNTLQDILCRFERMCGKDVLWQPGTDHAGIATQMVVERQLAAKNQDRRGLGREKFLEEVWRWKEESGGAIVNQLKRLGASCDWERERFTMDEGLSRAVGKVFVQLYREGLIYKDKRLVNWDPKLLTAISDLEVVQVECKGSFKWSRADDVPFDAAALGKILEKNPNGHLYYFDYPVIDDADQPTGEVLTVATTRPETMLGDTAVAVHPDDGRYKHLVGKKVRLPLVGRLIPIVADDYSDPEKGTGAVKITPAHDFNDFEVGKRHAAEIPYPPINVLDAEGRIALQGNTDFLNSLPGPGNLDGPGRDVQSEILKLNGVDRFKVRKRIVEMMETRGLLDKIEPHVHMVPHGDRSGVVLEPRLTDQWYVNAEVLAQPALDAVREGKTKFVPENWEKTYFQWLENIQPWCISRQLWWGHQIPAWYGPEIQDDGRISLAIGSGQAISTEGKAGLFVAASETEVIEEAAKFYGKPVVIVENALAAHDRYLAKQFDSVPIWRDPDVLDTWFSSALWPFSTLGWPDETTKLKRHYPTNVLVTGFDIIFFWVARMMMMGLHFMGDVPFHDVYIHALVRDEKGAKMSKSKGNVIDPLALIDQYGADSLRFTLAAMAAQGRDIKLSTQRVEGYRNFATKLWNAARFAEMNSATQSASFDPRALSVVLNRWIIGETAKAAADVTAAIRAYRFNDAANAIYRFVWNIFCDWYLEFSKPLLMGSDEAAKAETRATTAFVLEQILKLLHPFMPFLTEELWGSGVLGAAQRDTCLALAAWPQLEGCEDAAAEAEIGFVIDVVSDVRSVRSEMNVQAGAQIPLVFVAAAPDVAARAKDWEETIKRLARLSEISFAVQSPAQSVQMVVRGTLAALPLEGIIDFAVEKVRLSKEIDKLAGEAKKIEAKLGNEDFISRAPEEVVEENRERLADAMERREKLAAALARLG; from the coding sequence TCAACAATACGCTGCAGGATATTCTCTGCCGGTTCGAGCGCATGTGCGGCAAGGACGTGCTCTGGCAGCCGGGAACGGATCATGCCGGCATCGCGACGCAAATGGTCGTCGAGCGGCAACTGGCGGCGAAAAACCAGGATCGCCGGGGGCTCGGCCGCGAGAAATTTCTGGAAGAGGTCTGGCGGTGGAAAGAGGAATCGGGCGGCGCGATCGTCAATCAATTGAAACGGCTCGGCGCCTCCTGCGATTGGGAGCGTGAGCGCTTCACGATGGACGAGGGGCTTTCGCGCGCCGTCGGGAAAGTCTTCGTGCAGCTCTATCGCGAAGGGCTGATCTATAAGGACAAGCGGCTCGTCAATTGGGACCCGAAGCTGCTCACCGCAATTTCCGATCTCGAAGTCGTGCAGGTCGAGTGCAAGGGTTCATTCAAATGGTCGCGCGCGGATGATGTGCCGTTCGATGCCGCCGCGCTTGGAAAGATCCTGGAGAAGAACCCGAACGGGCATCTTTATTATTTTGACTATCCGGTAATCGATGACGCGGACCAGCCAACGGGCGAGGTCCTGACGGTCGCCACGACGCGGCCCGAGACCATGCTCGGCGACACGGCTGTTGCTGTTCATCCCGACGACGGGCGCTACAAACATCTCGTCGGCAAGAAGGTGCGTCTGCCGCTCGTCGGCAGGCTTATTCCGATCGTTGCAGACGACTATTCCGATCCCGAGAAGGGCACGGGCGCGGTGAAGATCACCCCCGCGCATGACTTCAACGATTTTGAGGTCGGCAAGCGGCATGCGGCTGAAATACCATATCCGCCAATTAACGTCCTCGATGCGGAAGGGCGCATTGCCCTTCAAGGGAACACTGATTTTCTGAATAGCTTGCCGGGACCCGGGAACCTCGATGGTCCTGGACGTGACGTGCAGTCAGAAATTTTGAAACTTAATGGCGTGGACCGTTTTAAAGTCCGTAAACGCATTGTCGAAATGATGGAAACGCGGGGCCTTCTCGATAAGATCGAGCCGCATGTGCATATGGTTCCGCATGGCGATCGGTCCGGCGTCGTGCTCGAACCACGGCTCACGGATCAATGGTATGTGAATGCCGAAGTTCTTGCGCAACCGGCGCTCGACGCCGTGCGCGAAGGCAAGACGAAATTCGTGCCCGAGAATTGGGAGAAGACTTACTTCCAATGGCTCGAAAACATCCAGCCTTGGTGCATTTCGCGCCAGCTCTGGTGGGGGCATCAGATCCCCGCGTGGTATGGGCCTGAAATACAGGATGATGGCCGTATAAGTCTCGCGATAGGGAGCGGACAGGCAATCTCGACCGAGGGCAAAGCAGGGCTGTTCGTAGCGGCGTCTGAAACCGAGGTTATAGAAGAGGCTGCTAAATTTTATGGCAAGCCGGTTGTTATCGTCGAGAATGCCTTGGCAGCACATGACCGTTACCTCGCCAAGCAATTTGACTCCGTTCCCATCTGGCGCGACCCCGACGTCCTCGACACCTGGTTCTCCTCGGCGCTTTGGCCCTTTTCGACGCTCGGCTGGCCGGATGAGACGACGAAACTGAAGCGCCATTATCCGACGAATGTTCTCGTCACCGGTTTCGACATCATCTTCTTCTGGGTCGCGCGGATGATGATGATGGGCCTGCATTTCATGGGCGATGTGCCCTTCCATGATGTCTATATCCACGCCCTCGTCCGCGACGAGAAGGGCGCGAAAATGTCGAAGTCCAAGGGCAATGTCATCGATCCCTTGGCGCTCATCGACCAATATGGCGCGGATTCGCTACGCTTCACGCTTGCCGCCATGGCGGCGCAGGGCCGCGACATCAAGCTCTCGACACAGCGCGTCGAGGGCTATCGCAATTTCGCGACAAAGCTTTGGAATGCGGCGCGCTTCGCCGAAATGAATTCCGCCACGCAGAGCGCCTCTTTCGATCCGCGCGCGCTGTCGGTCGTGCTCAATCGCTGGATCATCGGCGAAACGGCGAAGGCTGCGGCGGACGTCACCGCGGCGATCCGCGCCTATCGCTTCAACGATGCGGCGAATGCGATCTATCGTTTCGTCTGGAACATTTTCTGCGACTGGTATCTCGAATTTTCAAAGCCGCTGCTCATGGGGAGCGACGAGGCCGCCAAAGCGGAGACGCGCGCGACGACCGCTTTCGTGCTCGAACAGATCCTGAAGCTTCTGCATCCCTTCATGCCCTTCCTCACCGAAGAGCTTTGGGGCAGCGGCGTTTTGGGCGCGGCTCAGCGTGACACATGTCTTGCGCTCGCCGCGTGGCCGCAGCTTGAAGGTTGCGAGGACGCCGCCGCCGAAGCGGAGATCGGCTTCGTCATCGATGTCGTGTCGGACGTGCGCTCGGTGCGTTCGGAGATGAATGTCCAGGCCGGCGCGCAAATTCCCCTGGTGTTCGTCGCCGCGGCGCCTGATGTGGCGGCCCGCGCGAAAGATTGGGAAGAAACCATCAAGCGGCTCGCCCGGCTGTCCGAAATTTCTTTCGCGGTGCAATCTCCGGCGCAGTCGGTGCAGATGGTCGTGCGCGGCACGCTCGCCGCGCTGCCGCTCGAAGGCATCATCGATTTTGCCGTCGAGAAGGTGCGGCTTTCGAAAGAAATCGACAAGCTGGCGGGCGAAGCGAAGAAAATCGAAGCAAAGCTCGGCAATGAAGATTTCATCAGCCGCGCGCCGGAAGAGGTTGTCGAGGAAAATCGCGAACGCCTCGCCGATGCGATGGAGCGGCGCGAGAAACTCGCTGCCGCGCTGGCAAGGTTGGGGTGA
- a CDS encoding methyltransferase, translating to MERGYGPPPFWAFAWAGGQALARYITDHPELVRGKRVLDFAAGSGLVGIAAARAGASRVEANDLDCFAGAAIALNAHENAVNVQTRLGDLVGSDEPWDVILAGDVAYQQDMATPVSHWLEARAKIGTLVLIGDPGRAYLPREKLRSLASYNVPVSLMLEDATMKRTDVWSFI from the coding sequence ATGGAGCGCGGGTATGGTCCGCCGCCCTTCTGGGCCTTTGCTTGGGCCGGCGGCCAAGCCCTTGCTCGCTATATTACCGATCATCCCGAGCTGGTCCGCGGAAAAAGAGTTCTCGATTTCGCGGCGGGTTCCGGGCTTGTCGGCATAGCCGCGGCGCGGGCTGGCGCAAGCCGAGTGGAAGCCAATGATCTCGATTGTTTCGCTGGCGCCGCGATCGCGCTCAACGCGCATGAAAACGCGGTGAACGTCCAAACGCGGCTCGGCGACTTGGTCGGCTCCGATGAGCCATGGGATGTGATTTTGGCGGGAGACGTTGCCTATCAACAAGATATGGCCACGCCAGTTAGCCACTGGCTGGAAGCTCGGGCAAAGATCGGCACGCTCGTTCTCATTGGGGATCCTGGACGCGCTTATCTGCCCCGCGAAAAATTGCGCTCGCTCGCGTCCTACAATGTGCCGGTGTCGCTCATGTTAGAAGATGCCACGATGAAGCGGACGGATGTTTGGAGCTTTATTTGA
- a CDS encoding BrnA antitoxin family protein has protein sequence MAPNRTRRPLDAREAAEAAFKAATTKPAEPVTAPKGPPSIPGAKELVSLRIDQDVLAHFQDAGPGWQERINTALRKAAGL, from the coding sequence ATGGCACCCAATAGAACGCGACGACCGCTCGATGCCCGCGAAGCAGCAGAGGCGGCATTTAAAGCGGCGACGACGAAACCGGCGGAGCCGGTGACCGCGCCGAAAGGACCGCCTTCGATCCCAGGCGCAAAGGAACTGGTTTCTCTCCGCATTGATCAGGACGTCCTGGCACATTTCCAGGATGCTGGGCCAGGATGGCAAGAGCGCATCAATACGGCGCTTCGCAAAGCTGCTGGCCTGTGA
- the phnD gene encoding phosphate/phosphite/phosphonate ABC transporter substrate-binding protein: protein MSVYSLVAGSARGLGLALMLGVGLVGTTQAMAADAPIRIGMIPDAGATQVSVEQKAPLQAYLEKALGRPVRLIIPTNYNATVEGLGNGSLDIAYLGGLTYVKAHELYGAIPLVQREADRTFHALFITQANSPIKSLADLKGKRFAFGDINSTSGHLMPYYAMQKAGIDPDKDLKFRYTGSHAATVKAVEAGAVDAGACDETVFNEMTHDGKADPKKLRVFYTTAPFVDYVWAARAHLDAATQKAIVKAFTELKPGKDDKILAILRAHKFVAADNAEYDAIRTTAKQLKLF from the coding sequence ATGTCGGTGTACTCTTTGGTCGCCGGGTCGGCACGCGGGCTCGGGCTCGCGCTGATGCTCGGCGTTGGCCTCGTCGGGACGACGCAAGCTATGGCGGCGGATGCGCCGATCCGCATCGGCATGATTCCGGATGCTGGCGCGACGCAAGTGTCGGTCGAGCAAAAGGCACCGCTGCAGGCCTATCTGGAGAAGGCGCTCGGCCGTCCGGTGCGGCTGATCATTCCGACCAATTACAATGCGACGGTCGAAGGTCTGGGCAATGGCTCGCTCGACATCGCCTATCTCGGCGGTCTCACTTACGTGAAGGCGCATGAGCTTTATGGCGCCATCCCTTTGGTCCAGCGCGAGGCGGATCGCACGTTCCATGCTCTCTTCATTACCCAGGCCAACTCGCCGATCAAAAGCCTCGCCGACTTGAAGGGCAAGCGCTTCGCCTTCGGCGACATCAATTCGACCAGCGGTCATTTGATGCCTTATTACGCGATGCAGAAGGCGGGCATCGATCCCGATAAGGATCTGAAATTCCGCTACACCGGCAGTCATGCGGCGACCGTCAAGGCGGTCGAGGCGGGGGCCGTCGACGCAGGTGCCTGCGATGAAACGGTCTTCAACGAAATGACGCATGACGGGAAGGCCGATCCCAAGAAGCTGCGGGTCTTCTACACCACCGCGCCTTTCGTCGATTATGTCTGGGCGGCGCGTGCCCATCTCGATGCGGCGACGCAGAAAGCCATCGTCAAGGCCTTCACGGAATTGAAGCCCGGCAAGGACGACAAGATCCTCGCGATCTTGCGCGCCCATAAATTCGTCGCCGCCGATAATGCGGAATATGACGCGATCCGGACCACGGCGAAGCAGCTCAAGCTCTTCTGA
- a CDS encoding Mrp/NBP35 family ATP-binding protein: MISEQDVLKVLESVSGPDGKTPLPQTGAIAGLSVKDSKVYLSIAVDPAQAAAMESMRVAAEKAVRGISGVANALVSLTAEKPPAAANAAPAAAPSSPRSIGLPGVERIIAVASGKGGVGKSTTTVNLALSLAALGWRIGILDLDIFGPSLPRLLGLNGAPESEGRMIRPLQAYGVKAMSIGFMVAEEDAMIWRGPMVMAAVQQLLRDVAWGELDCLVIDMPPGTGDAQLTLAQTVPLAGAVIVSTPQDLALIDARRGVAMFNKVDIPILGVVENMSYFVCPHCGGRSDIFAHGGAHAEAEKMGVPFLGEIPLTMSIREHADSGKPIVVTDPQGPYAVAYRAIAEQVKAALEKGRARQAPKIVIG; this comes from the coding sequence ATGATCAGCGAGCAGGATGTGCTCAAAGTCCTCGAATCGGTGAGTGGACCGGACGGGAAGACGCCATTGCCGCAAACCGGCGCGATCGCCGGCCTGTCGGTGAAGGATAGCAAAGTCTATCTGTCGATCGCCGTCGATCCGGCCCAGGCGGCGGCGATGGAAAGCATGCGCGTGGCCGCGGAAAAGGCCGTGCGCGGCATTTCCGGTGTCGCCAATGCGCTCGTCAGCCTGACCGCGGAAAAGCCGCCGGCGGCGGCCAATGCGGCGCCCGCGGCCGCGCCGTCGAGCCCGCGCAGCATCGGCCTTCCCGGCGTCGAACGGATCATCGCCGTCGCATCGGGCAAGGGCGGCGTCGGAAAATCGACGACGACGGTCAATCTCGCGCTTTCGCTTGCGGCGCTCGGCTGGCGCATCGGCATTCTCGATCTCGATATTTTCGGCCCGTCGCTGCCGCGTCTGCTCGGTCTGAACGGGGCGCCGGAGTCGGAGGGCCGCATGATCCGGCCTCTGCAGGCCTATGGCGTGAAAGCCATGTCGATCGGCTTCATGGTGGCCGAAGAAGATGCGATGATCTGGCGTGGTCCGATGGTGATGGCCGCCGTGCAGCAATTGCTGCGCGATGTCGCCTGGGGCGAACTCGATTGTCTGGTCATCGACATGCCGCCGGGGACGGGTGATGCGCAGCTGACTTTGGCGCAAACCGTACCGCTGGCCGGCGCCGTCATCGTCTCGACGCCGCAGGATCTCGCGCTCATCGACGCGCGGCGTGGCGTTGCCATGTTCAACAAGGTCGATATTCCGATCCTGGGCGTGGTCGAGAATATGAGCTATTTCGTCTGCCCGCATTGCGGCGGCAGGTCGGATATTTTCGCGCATGGCGGCGCCCATGCCGAGGCGGAAAAAATGGGCGTGCCTTTCCTCGGTGAAATCCCGCTCACCATGAGCATTCGCGAACATGCCGATTCCGGCAAGCCGATCGTCGTTACCGATCCGCAAGGGCCTTATGCGGTGGCCTATCGCGCCATTGCCGAACAGGTGAAGGCGGCGCTGGAAAAAGGCCGCGCGCGGCAAGCGCCGAAGATCGTGATCGGGTAG
- a CDS encoding SMI1/KNR4 family protein, with translation MAVEFSDVGALLTDKQLDRLERDIDVKLPAPYRNFLLRTNGGKPHPDFFPIAEHETLSFGRISVLYGIGRAERQTNVDWHYKMLIGQLPNYALPIAGTVSDDVIFVALGALDEGRIYFWERGDARLEGGYDNSYVIAPSFDVFLEKLYALS, from the coding sequence ATGGCCGTGGAATTCAGCGACGTCGGCGCGCTCTTGACCGATAAGCAACTCGATCGCCTCGAACGTGACATCGACGTCAAACTACCGGCACCTTACCGAAATTTTCTGCTGCGCACGAATGGCGGCAAGCCGCACCCGGATTTTTTTCCGATCGCCGAACATGAGACCCTGAGCTTTGGCCGGATCAGCGTCCTGTATGGCATCGGACGGGCGGAGCGTCAGACCAATGTCGATTGGCACTACAAGATGCTGATCGGACAATTGCCGAATTATGCCCTACCGATCGCCGGGACGGTGAGCGACGACGTGATCTTTGTCGCCTTGGGTGCGCTCGACGAGGGCCGCATCTATTTCTGGGAACGCGGCGACGCGCGGCTCGAAGGCGGCTATGACAATTCCTATGTCATCGCGCCAAGTTTCGACGTCTTTCTCGAGAAACTATACGCCTTGTCGTGA